In Aquabacterium sp. OR-4, the following proteins share a genomic window:
- a CDS encoding branched-chain amino acid ABC transporter permease, whose translation MDANLVALALMDGVSYAALLFLVALGLTLIFGVMRILNIAHGSLYAWGGYFAATLGLAIGNFGLPAWLGLPALFVAALVIGGLLGTVLEFALLRRILDKDPILQLLVTFAAFMVLEDLQRLIWGVQPVFVSEVVNQLGTLEVVGVTYTRYQLLVLPAVAVAAFVALRWFLRSTALGRQVTAVTHHREVATAMGVNTNRVTWLTIAIGGALGALGGALASPTTSFTPGIGADMMVLSFAVVATAGLGQIGGAALAALMIGLARSFAVYLLPEAEVLMPYLIMVGVLLLRPEGLFSTTAARRI comes from the coding sequence ATGGACGCGAACCTGGTCGCCCTGGCCCTGATGGACGGCGTGTCGTATGCGGCACTGCTGTTTCTGGTGGCGCTGGGGCTGACGCTGATCTTCGGCGTCATGCGCATCCTCAACATCGCGCACGGCAGCCTGTATGCCTGGGGCGGCTACTTTGCCGCCACGCTGGGCCTGGCCATCGGCAACTTCGGCCTGCCGGCCTGGCTGGGGCTGCCGGCGCTGTTTGTGGCGGCGCTGGTCATCGGCGGGCTGCTGGGCACGGTGCTTGAATTTGCGCTGCTGCGCCGCATCCTCGACAAGGACCCAATCCTGCAGCTGCTGGTCACCTTTGCGGCCTTCATGGTGCTGGAGGATCTGCAGCGCCTGATCTGGGGCGTGCAGCCGGTGTTCGTGAGCGAGGTGGTCAACCAGCTCGGCACGCTGGAGGTGGTGGGCGTCACCTACACCCGCTACCAGCTGCTGGTGCTGCCGGCGGTGGCGGTGGCGGCCTTCGTGGCGCTGCGCTGGTTCTTGCGCAGCACGGCGCTGGGCCGGCAGGTCACGGCGGTCACCCACCACCGCGAGGTGGCCACCGCCATGGGCGTCAACACGAACCGCGTCACCTGGCTGACCATCGCCATCGGCGGGGCGCTGGGTGCGCTGGGCGGTGCGCTGGCCTCGCCCACCACCAGCTTCACGCCCGGCATCGGCGCCGACATGATGGTGTTGAGCTTTGCCGTGGTGGCCACCGCCGGCCTGGGCCAGATCGGCGGCGCGGCGCTGGCGGCGCTGATGATCGGCCTGGCGCGCTCTTTCGCGGTGTACCTGCTGCCCGAAGCCGAGGTGCTGATGCCCTACCTGATCATGGTGGGCGTGCTGCTGCTGCGGCCCGAGGGCCTGTTCTCAACGACGGCCGCGCGCCGCATCTGA